CCTTTTCCAAAACTTCCGTTTTCTGTGCTTACATGGCCAATACCACCTTGATATTGAGTGCCACCAGGGCGATGTCTGTCGTTAGCACTATATCCAGTACCTCCTTCTAATCCTCCTCCTGCACCGCCAGTATAAGGATAATACGTACCTCCACCTCCTCCTGCAACAATTATTCTAGATAAAAGACCTTGTTCCTTATCCCAAGCACCTCCAACAAGTCTTATATCCGTAGCACCTCCACCATACATAGAATAATAAGTACCCATAACCTGTTGATTTAAATAACCTTTACCACCGCCATTAAAACCACTTTTAGTATTATTACTCGTAGATGAAGAAGCAAAACCACTTTCACCAACATAAATATATAATGTAGTTTGTTTTTTTAATGTAATTTCACCTTTAGAATATCCGCCTTTAGCATCAGTATACCAAGAAGAATTGTTGATACCTCCAGAAGAACCCCAGCATTCAAATTTATATTTACCAGGTTTTAATGTAACATTTTGTTCACTTCCTGTATAATTAAACTCATAAACTGTTGCCATTTAATCCACCTCTTTCTTAATTTATGGTTTTATTGTACCTAATTTTAAAACTATAAACGTCTACAAAATATAGATAAAGTGTAGGCAAAATGTAAATGAATTTATATATTTTCAGGAATAAAAAAGGACTATGCTATATAGTCCTCTCCCACAATTTCTTTATATTCTGTTGCTGTTATCTTATTCTTTGTAACTGCTGTTTTAACCTGTTCTTTAGTCCAGTTGTCATTCTTATAAAAATCTGTTATTATCTTATACCAGTTCATTTATATCACCCCATTACTCATAAGTTGAAATGTTAAATCTGCTATTGTTTGTTCTGTGGAATTTACTTTATCTTCTAGACTACTTTTAATATCTGTATATCTATAGAAAACCTCTTTAGTATCTATATTTATAAATAACTTTTCTTCTTTATTTTCTGTATACTTTTGAGTTGGTAAACTCTCTATCAAAATACCTTGTTTTAAATCTTCGTCTGATAACAAACTTGGTTCATAGTGTATCATGCCAACATATTTTATATTCTGTTCCTCTGTACTCATTAAATTTCCTAAATAAATCATAATTTTTCTCCTTTTTCATCTGAATAAACCATTTTTGATAATACATTTCTGTAAATACCGCCATTAATAAAAAATACTAAATTATTTATTATAATCATATTATCATTTGGGAGTGTATAACCTAATTTACTATAGCCATTAATCACTTTTAAAGTATTTAAATCAATTTTTTCAAAAGAACTAGTTGAATTTATGTTTAGAGCATATATATATCCATTATAAATATCAAAATTTCTATGAGTATACATGTCTGTATAAGCAATAATATTTAAATTTGCATCATATTTTACTAATCCACTTTTTTTATTACTTTCAACTTCTATTCCTCTATCCCTTTCAGATACAAAAACAAAATCATTTAAAAACTTAATGTTTTTCTCATACAATTGTCCACCCACTCTTAAATCTTTAGAAATAGAAAAATCAAAATTTATTTTAGTTAGGTAACAATCTGTATAGCCACTTGAATTTGAATGCTCTGTTGTAGCATAAATAGCATTCTTATTACAAACAAACTTACCTCTTTCAAAATCGTAAATACTATTGATTGACATATCTTTAGTTAGCATTTTATACATATTAGATATTCTTATTTTGTGAAGCGTTGAAGAAGTTTCATTTCCATATACTCCATAAACAAATTCCCCATAAGTACATAACCTATAATAAGCTCCTTCCATAGTTTGTATCTCGTTTCCTGTCATCTTATTTATTTTATATAATTTAGTATTATCAGATATAAATAAATATTCTTGAGCAATGCAAATACATGAGAAATTAGCATTAGCTAAAGTAATATCAAAAATTACAGATTCATCAATAGCGTTAATTTTAATTAAATGTGTTTCTTTGATTACATAAAAATAAGGTTCTTCATATTCTAATATTTTGAAATTCCCACTACATTTTTCAATGTATTTTATAGTGCCATTCATAACTAAATATGATGAACTATTTGAAAGTATTGTCTCTTTTAAATCCAATAGACCTTCTTTTTTATCAATTTTATTATTTATTTCTTCCCATGTATCGCTTGTAGTAACCTCTGCGCCTTTGGAGTTTAATGCTGTTACTACATCATTTTTAGCATTAACTCCAGACTGAAAAACCTCTTTTAATGCTCCTTCTACATTGTCACTTGTAAAGTTATTCTCTGTATCTTCTATAGTTACATTCTTTGCTTCTAATACAAGATTTCTAACTTTATTAACTAACTCTTTAAAAGTCATTTAAACACCTCTCTCTTAATTTATAGTTTTATTATAAATAATTTTAAAACTATAAAAATCTACATAGTGTAGATGAAGTGTAGGTAAAATGTAAATGAATTTATATATTTAGAAATAAAAAAAGAACATTACCTATTTTGCAGGTTCTGCTCCTTATACTACTCCACTATGCTCTATAATATAATTCTCTACTGCTGTTCTATACTCTACATTAGTCACATCATCTAATTCAAATTCTCGATTTTTCAAAGGGTTTAATCCCTTATTCAGTATTCTCTCTGCTAATATCCTTACTACAACATTATTTATATTCATTATAAAATTCCTCCAACTTTCTCATTTTCATTCAATAAAATTTGATTTTCTAACTCTTGTATTCTCTTTTGTTCTTCTGTTAATTCTCTTTTTAATTCTTTTATGATTGGTACATTATTAACTGTATCTATTTTTTCTATATAATAATTATCTGCTATTGATTTATAAGGAATATCAATATAATCTATTTTTGATATAGCCTTTCTTGGTATGACATCACCTTCCATTTCTCCATATATTGCAATTATTTC
This sequence is a window from Clostridioides difficile. Protein-coding genes within it:
- a CDS encoding XkdX family protein; the protein is MNWYKIITDFYKNDNWTKEQVKTAVTKNKITATEYKEIVGEDYIA